AAGTCGGTCGCGCTCTGCTTACTCGtaacaaaaagcatagttttgatatatttacgaaaaACTGCAACTTATTTAAGACAGTGATTGTCAGAAATCAGAATGGACTCAATTGACGTGCTCTATGCTCCATCCATCAAACCTTCCGTATGAACAatcctgaacacagatttgaggtaataccttcgcttttatctactagaaataatgaatttaagATTAATACAGAATAAATCaagaataacatttattaatttgccAGGCAGGATACAACATCAATAAGAATAATCAAAACAGAATACATCACCCAACCGATCagcataaaatacaaaatacaattcaaaccaaaatattaaaaagaattTCAAAGAGTCAGCATACCTGGCAAATAGAGAGATACACACAGCAGTTGTGCGGGAAGCTCTGATTACAGATTTCTTCCTTGAGTGGTTTGCCAAGTCCCTTTAAATACCCAAATCTTAACAAAAGAGCAGTAAACATTTAGCACCCAAATATTCATGCAACTTTTGTCGGACCTTTCTCGTGCTCCAAATGGTCACACGCCTGGTTTTTGGGAATCAAACAAATGGTTGATTGGGGCATTTCCCACACCAGGAGAACAGGCTCTGTTATCTTTATTCTTGCTCTTTGATGTGGGAGTGAAACCATCTTACCAGCCGCACCAGACGCATTTACATTGAAGTGACTTAAAACACCTAAGATCATAAATTTGTGAGGTCTACATGGCCTGAGAGGAAGAAGAAGGTGTGAGGAGTCAGGAACTCAGCATGGGGGGAAGAGAGGATGCTGAGCTGGGTATTTGTCACATGCTCTTTCTCACAGATCCTCGCTTCAGATTAGagagtttttattgttttattacagGATAGAAATCTTGAATTCAGTCTTGGTGAAATCCATCCTTACAGTTTCCGCCCTTGGTCCCTTGGGGCAGATCCAGAGCAGTCCCTGAGGGGCCACTATCCATGGATTTCTTGCAGCTTGCTTACAGTTGTAGCTTCTGTAAGGCTGGTACCCGTAGTGGACTGAGCGCAATGGCCACATTAGTTGAAGTGCGCATTGCACGGAGGAGACATCTGAAGTAGCAGCACTGGATGAGAGTAAATAAGAAGATGAGCACACTGGCGATGGCGCATCCCCGAAACATCCAGTCCCACCAGGTGTAAACATACCAAGCTGAGCGGGTAGAGGAACTAGACAGGATCTCTGCAGTTCTTTTCGCCAGGTTTGCTTCCACTTGTGCTTGGTTAAGGTGGTATTCAGTCTGTAAAAGAATTCCTTGAACTAAGTCCATCGTGTTGACCAAAGCTTGTGTGCTCTGCTCATAAAAAGTGTCCTCCCACCATGGGGAAACATCTACGTCTAGTGGTACCTTCCCCAGGATATTTATCTGGCCCATTGAAAAGTCCTCCTTCACTTCCAAGCAGAAAGTGTGGTTTGCAGGGCAGGTCAGACCTCCGTAAGTGAAGGAATTCATCTCGCTTACGATGCACCACTGAGTATGAGACACTTGGACAGCATCGGAATGGCCATGTAAAGACTGCACATTAATGAGTTTAGAATCATTTGCAGAAAAAGGTTGTAAAGTATTGCAGGTACAGATAGTGTAACTAGATGTTTCATGACAACAGGTGCGAGTGGTAAATAAGGTTTCACTGCCCTTCAAAGTAATATACCCCGTAAGATGGTCCCATTTAATGATCTGATCCTTCACTACAACGCCAATGGAGCGTATGGTAGTGGAATTTAAGTAGACTTGATCTGGGTGAATTAAAGGGAAAGTGGCAAAAAACCCAATACAACCAATACATTCATTTCCATTATACATCATTAATGTTGATAACAATTCAGGATAGTTAATGTTCTTCATTTTTTCTGAAGTAAGCCATCTATGCAGATCTAAAATTTCTATAAGATCATTTAAAACATGTCTAGGCGTCTTATGAAGACGAAGATCTAAAATTTCTTGTCTTGCTGCAGTAAACAAATCTTGTGCATACAATCTACAGGCTAAGTCATGCTCGATGGTACGGGTCTGATTGAAAATTGCTTTACTGGTCGTCAGAAGCGCCTGCGCTTCGGATCTGACCGCTTTGATTATGTTCTCATTACTATTAGTGATGTGTTGGAAACCAGTGGCCACCTGGTTTGCCAACCATGCTGAAAATTGAGATTGACCTGTGATTTTATAAGTGTTAGATATAGAATTTACTGATCCAAAAAGGCCTGCTATATTTCCAAATAGGTCTCGTTTAGAACGAGCAGGTGGAATTTGGACTGCAAGtctgtttttgtaatcagaAACTAAATCATCGATGCGTGACTGTAGCCATGTATAAGTTTCATCATTATGATTACAATGTTCTACATAAGCAGACAAAATGTTAGAGATGTTGTACGTCACATGTGTTATCACAAGATTAACATCATGAAGCAAAGTTTTGTTTATGTTTCCTTTGATAAAGCCACCCGGAGGGGTGGGATATAGTTTTGGACACTGTGTGGGCTTTTTGTATCCACAGGTAGTTAAATTAAAGCAATGATGCGATGTCCATGAACAATTATGAGGGCTAGTAAAATCATCCACATTTGCCGCACATTTTCCCACACAGTATGTTCCTTCTTTTCGTCCAGTccaaacaaatgttttcaaattattttttggtTTAGGATTTGttaggttaaaaaaaaagttcagtaaACTTCAAATGTGTATTATTATGTGTTGTAGCGTGTCTACACTTATATGTTGATGGTTTTAGATCCTTAATGGAGTAACATTTTTTGGGATCTTGACCataattattgattttatacactaACTCTTGACTACCAATGTTTGAACCCGGATACTCATTAAGTTGATTCCAGGTAGTAATGTTATGTTCCATTTTTGGTGCGAGTGTGTAACCTGTGAGGTTTGTGTCTGGGAGATGGGTAGAACCTGTCTTACAGCAGATTTTAGTTACACAATTTGGTTCCGGTGCTAATCCGGGAGGCCATGTGACTATTTCTTTGTATGTAATTGGAGTGTAAGATGTGGATGGCCCCTTAGTATATTTCCATACCCATCTCCCGCATCctagagtgtgtgtgagtgtgactCGTTGTCCCAACTCGATACAGCTGGGTCCAGACACCGCCCTGGAATCCGGCCTCCATGGAATTGCAGTGACTGTCCTATGGAGAGGAAAGATCATAATTAATTCAATGAACCTTTGAATCGTTTACACTGGGACATGTGATACCATTTTAATTTTCCTCTGATGGTCACGGCCACACAGCTGTTGCAGACAGCTTTAATTTCATAGGGCCCATGCCATCTAGGGGAGAATGCATTTTGTTTTACAAAAACGCGTACCATCACAATATCTccttctgaaaattttgtttcaGAGATTGGGTTGAACTGTGCATCATTTGTCAGGTCTGACTGTTGTCGTTTCAGATCAGCCTGAGCGTGCAACACCTTCAATCTTTCTTGCAATTGCACCAAAACAGTCTGCTGTGTTGCGAGCATTAAAGGCCCCAGGTCTGCTGGGGAAATTTCTGGATCAATGGGCAACTTCATCACCCTTCCAGTCATAAGCTCATATGGGCTAATGCCTGTAGCTTTTGATGGGGTTGCACGCAGCACAGTCAGAACAGTGGGCAAAACATCAATCCACTTGTTTTGGTGTTGAGCTATCTGCTtggagatattttctttgatGGAACGGTTAACGCGCTCAACCATTCCAGAACTTTGTGGCCGATATGATACGTGCAATCTTTGTTTAATGTTCAGCATTTTGCACATATCTTTCATAACCTGTCCAGTAAAATGAGTTCCTTGATCGGATTCAATTTGGATTGGTGCTCCCCAAAGGGGGATGATTTGGTTCGCCATCACACGTGCCACTGTGTTTGCGGTGTTATTGCGAGTGGGAATTGCTTCAACCCATTTTGAGAATTTATCAATTATCACGAGGCAATATCGATACCCCCCCATGGCACTGGGTAGCGGGCCAATGAAATCCATTTGTAGGGACTCCCAGAGTCCTTTAGGTGGTTCTGGCCTGCGCAGATTTGTCCGACCTGGTTTTCCCTGGTTAATAGAGGCACACACTAGACAGATGTTACACCATCTTTCAATGTCAGCTGTCATTCCTTGCCACCAAAATTGTTTTTGTATCAACTGTGCTGTCTTTGTTGCAGACACATGCGCATATTCATGATACAATTTAATTATTGGCTTTTGTAACGCTTCTGGAACGACAAATTTTCCATCTCGGATGACTATGCCTTCGATTACGTTAACCATCTGATCATGTTTCAAGTGTGGCGCAAGTTCTCCATCAGAGACCCACAGATCTTGCTGATACTGTTTGAGGTCTATGGGTGTAACTTGCGCCGCACTTGCTACAGAAGCAGAGGGTGGTTCTTTTGCCATACGTCACCTTTCACTGCTGCCAGCTTAGCCAATTGGTcagcaatattattgtttttctcatgCACATCAGGGTTCTTGCTGATGTGTGCACGCACTTTTACAACGGAAATGGGGGCTTCTCGCGCTTGAATTTCTTGCCAAATTGCAGTTATAGTGTTGAAATGCTTTATAGGCGTTCCGGCAGACGTGAGGAAATTACGCAATTGCCACTGGGCCATAAAATCTGTTACCACGCCATACGCATAACGACTGTCCGTATATACGCAGAGCGGATCAGGGTGTGCCTTAATTGCTTCTAGCAATGCGACGAGTTCAGCTTCCTGTGCGGATATGTTAGATGGCAATTTAAACAATAACTGTTGTTTTGCATCTGTATCGGAGAGATGAGGAGCCCACACTGCACAGCCAGTATAGAAGTGACCATTTTGACAAAATCGAGAACCATCAATGTACACATATACTTGGCCTGGTAGTGGCTGGTCATGTACAAGGCTTTGTGCCTCTTGTTCAGGCTGGCATGTGTGTGGAAGTCCCTCAACATCTCCGAGCAGATGTGGCAAGATTCGCGTGTTTTTTACTGTGATTTCACGTGCTTGAATGTCTGCTAACCATCTCGCTAATCTCTGGGAGGAAACTCCCTTTATCCGGCCTTGCAACAACATTTGTACAGGCGTGTGCATTGTGTGTATAACAACAGGTTGAAAGCCAACAATGGGTTCTGTTGTTTTTAGCATCCAATGCACCGCGAGTACCTGCTGTGTACATGGGTCAAATCCTTGTTCAACTAGAGATTTTTTCCGGCTGTAATAAGCGATTGGACGCAGTTTTCCCCCATGTTCCTGAGCTAAGACTCCACTTAATGTGATTTCATGTGCGTCAACTTGAATATGAAAGTTTTTTGATGGGCTGGGCAAGCCCAGGGCGGGCGCGGCGCACAATCGTTGTTTTAAATTGGTAAACGCTTGTTCAtgtttatcagtccattcaaggACATCATTTGGCTTGGTTTTGCCTTTTAAAAGCGAATACAACGGTGCGGCAGTATTTGCAAAATCAGGGATAAAATCTCGTAAATAGTTTGCTGTACCTAACACTTTCTGCAGCGAGTTCAAAGTATGAGGTCGGGGCAGTTCGGCAATGCATTTCTTTCTGTCATCTGTTAAAGCTCTGTGACTTTGAGTCAGAGTGTACCCTAAATAATGTACTTCTCTTTGCGCAATTTGGGCtttttctttgttcattttgaagCCTGCGTCTCCTAGCATCTGTAACACTTTGTCAACCAGTTGCAAGTGGCTCTCGAGTGGTTCTTTTGTAGCAATCAATATGTCGTCTACATAGTGAACGACTTCACCAGTCCCTAATAAGGGAGCGAGCACATCTGCCACAGCTCTGTGAAAAATGGCTGGGCTATTGTGAAGGCCTTGTGGCATTCTTTCCCATGTGTACTGCATTTGATTTACAGTAAAAGCTAACTTCCATTGGTCTTCTCTTTTGACTTTAATAGACCAAAAACCATTTTTAATGTCAAGCACTGTGAACCACGAAGCACTGGTTGAGATTTGTGATAAGATGGTAGAAGGGTTTGCCACTATAGGTGTTGCTTTGGGTAACACTTTGTTGAGACGTTGATAATCAATGCAAAGGCGCCATTTACCGTTGGGTTTTGGAACGGGTAAACACGGAGAATTTGTAGTTGAACTGCATCGTCGAACTATCCCTCTAATTTCAAGTTGTTTCACTATCTCATGAACAGCGATCTCTGCCTCTGGCTTGATGCGATATTGTTTCTGTGGGGGAGGGGGCTCTCCCTCAATGCATACTTCAAAGTCAATGAGGCCACAGTCATGTTCATGATTAGCCCAAACCTCGCTGTGTTTGTTGATGAGAAGTTGAATCGGATCTGTATTGGATATGGACATAATACTGGCATGTCTTTGAGACGGACATTTCTTTGCTGTTTTGTTAGTTTGCACTTCAATTTGTTTCTCAAAACAATGAATTACAAAACCATGTTTTCTCATAATGTCCATTCCCAATACAGTTCCTTCACTGTTATCTGGTAAATACCAGAACGATTCGTTTAACACTACCATGCCTAAATCGAGCTGGACCGGTTGTGTTTGGGTTGCTGTCATCAAAGTGTCGCCTATACCTTTAATCTGGATCGTTCGTGTACTTAAGGGTAGTGGAATATTTGTGCAGGAACAGGCGGCACCGGTATCAATTAGGATGTTAACTAACCGGCCTCCAAGGTTAGCTCTTACTTTGATTCGATTGCTGCTTTTGATAATGCTTCCTACAGTAACGGAGGCCACGCACCCCTATTGGGGATTGTCATATTTTGCTAGTAGGACAGCAAGATCTGCCTGCAAATTTTGGTATGGGCTGTTTTGGTTTGACGATTGATTTTCGGCTTTATTTGGGCTGTTCTCTGGAGCATCATTTTTCGCAATCAAATTTCCTAAGCGCTTTAGAATTTCACTGTCATTTTTAGAGCGCCCTGTTTGGTTGTTTTGTGCCTTTTTCAATCTAAAACAATTTTGAATGCTATGGTtactttttttgcaataatagcATCGAAATTGTGATTGAGGTTTAGGGCCAGAAGTTGTAGCACCGTTTCCTTCTGCTAACCATTGCGTTGTTGAGACGGAACGAGCTTTAGTCTGTTTTAGTCTGGCTTCTATTTTGGAAGCCCAATCCACCAATGACCGGTAGGTATTCTCAGGTGGATCGGCTCCATGCACTAACGCTTGCTGAATGTGAGATCCTGCATTATTTTTCAGGAGTTGTAGTAAAACTTCCTGATCGCGCTGTGCATCTTCTAAGCCTGAATGCTCTTTGTACGTCACCCATAAACGTTCCGCATACATTTCAAATGGCTCTTTATTGGCCTGTTTTATCTCTAAAATCCTATTCCACTCAGCGTGTGTTGGTCCCCTTAACTCTAATAAAGTTTCTTTCAATCTTTCATACACGTCGTTTTCATTCTCATCTTCTCTTTTAATTACAATTTCTCCAGATCTCAATTCAGGGGACATTTTTGGTTTTAGCTCCTCTGGAATAGTGAGGAGAGCAATCTGCCAAACATCTCGGACCTCTAAATTGTACACTGATGCTTGTAGCATTAAGTTGTCCCAGTAGGGTTGGAAAGGGCCTTTCCTTGGCATCATTCCCACAACTTCTTTGTGTTTGGTACATTCTTCGCAAGTTAAAGGACGGCTAATGGTAGTGACTTCATCATCAGCGTTAGTCATTGTTTTAAGTACAGCAATTTTCATTGGTTTTCTAAGAACAGCGCCAGTTTTAGATCGAGTCTTTACGGGACTGTATTGTCTCTCTTCGGGTCTATTTGGGCGATAATTCATATCACTTGCGGGTTCTGGAGAGGAATCGCGCACCACCGAACTAGGTTTTGTCCTTGGAGTTCGGCTACGAACCTCAGTGATGGACAAATTATCTTTAACATTGCTTGCTAAAGCAGCAACATCATCTTCATCACTATCACTGTTTATCTCGCCTCCGAATTTAGAATTTATCGCCGCTATTTTAACCGCAGCTACGGGAAACCCTGCAGACTCGCAGCACTCTTCAAGAGCGGATGTGTATTTTTTATCCAATATTAACTTGTTTTCGAGCTTTTTAATTTGCGTTTCCATCGCGTCGCCCTGTCTTGCCCAAGTTTGTTTTTCATACACAGATGCTTCGACCTGTGCTCTGAGCTTTTTAAGCTCATCTGATCGCGTTGCTTCTAGCTCTTTTATGTTCGCTATTATGCGTTCGTTTTCTGCAATAGTAGCCAAATCATTTCGACGCAGCATATAAACAATCGCGACCAGTAATTTTCGATAGGAAGATTTAGCTTCCAATTTTCGGCCTTCGGTAACGTACCAGGCTAGAATTTGATCATTGTTCCACTCAAAATCTACTCCCTTGTTACGCAGACGAAAAAGGAGGTCTTTTATTTTCAAAGCGTGCGATTCCATTATTTCTCTGTCTACACTCGAACTACCATTTCCCTGATAAGCCATGTTGTTACTCTAATAATCTCAAACACCACCGGGTTTTTCGGTTCCGGTCTATCCTGGGTATACCGACCCGTTCTACAAATGTGTCTATATATGGTGCGTCTAGGTTTTCCCTCAAACGTTTCtaaaaagataaacaaaacaTGGACTTACCACAGTATCTGCAGACAGAGAAGGAGAATCTCAAACCTCATTCCTTGTTTGGATCTGAATCGTCGCGCCAGATGACGTCACTCGCCTGAGACTGGAGGATCACGTCGGGGTCACCACTGTAAAGTTCCACCCACTAGCCCAACGACGGCGTCTAGTGGTCTGGTCGAAGGTACTTTGCGTGTAAGTCCTCTGGCACTGAAAAATCATCttaatttaatacaattttgtgTCTAATTAAAAATCTGACTCCATGAATAgttttaatctgactccaattatAAGTGACTCTTAGTTACAA
The Chanodichthys erythropterus isolate Z2021 chromosome 2, ASM2448905v1, whole genome shotgun sequence DNA segment above includes these coding regions:
- the LOC137029060 gene encoding uncharacterized protein, which translates into the protein MAKEPPSASVASAAQVTPIDLKQYQQDLWVSDGELAPHLKHDQMVNGKPGRTNLRRPEPPKGLWESLQMDFIGPLPSAMGGYRYCLVIIDKFSKWVEAIPTRNNTANTVARVMANQIIPLWGAPIQIESDQGTHFTGQVMKDMCKMLNIKQRLHVSYRPQSSGMVERVNRSIKENISKQIAQHQNKWIDVLPTVLTVLRATPSKATGISPYELMTGRVMKLPIDPEISPADLGPLMLATQQTVLVQLQERLKVLHAQADLKRQQSDLTNDAQFNPISETKFSEGDIVMDSHCNSMEAGFQGGVWTQLYRVGTTSHTHTHSRMREMDTNLTGYTLAPKMEHNITTWNQLNEYPGSNIGSQDPHNCSWTSHHCFNLTTCGYKKPTQCPKLYPTPPGGFIKGNINKTLLHDVNLVITHVTYNISNILSAYVEHCNHNDETYTWLQSRIDDLVSDYKNRLAVQIPPARSKRDLFGNIAGLFGSVNSISNTYKITGQSQFSAWLANQVATGFQHITNSNENIIKAVRSEAQALLTTSKAIFNQTRTIEHDLACRLYAQDLFTAARQEILDLRLHKTPRHVLNDLIEILDLHRWLTSEKMKNINYPELLSTLMMYNGNECIGCIGFFATFPLIHPDQVYLNSTTIRSIGVVVKDQIIKWDHLTGYITLKGSETLFTTRTCCHETSSYTICTCNTLQPFSANDSKLINVQSLHGHSDAVQVSHTQWCIVSEMNSFTYGGLTCPANHTFCLEVKEDFSMGQINILGKVPLDVDVSPWWEDTFYEQSTQALVNTMDLVQGILLQTEYHLNQAQVEANLAKRTAEILSSSSTRSAWYVYTWWDWMFRGCAIASVLIFLFTLIQCCYFRCLLRAMRTSTNVAIALSPLRVPALQKLQL